The DNA region acacTAATTGAGCAGGAAGCTTGGATCAGATGACCCTCTGAGGTCCCTTCtaacctgacccattctgtgattacaCAGAATTTCTGACTCAAGGCACTTCTTTCCTACCTATCTTGGGGTAAAGTTATTTCTAACTGTGCCTGTTTGTGTATGTTTCCATCTAAGAAACTCAGTGCCACTccaatgacttttttttttgttgtccttCACATCTTATGTGATGAAGAGACTGGGTATATTTGATGCCTAAAATATCACCAAACCTTAGATTAGCCGTGTGTATTCCAAGTCTTTGTCACTATTTGTGATTTAAATGCACCATTTTACCAATGTGTCCATCCTTAAATCTTTGATGTGGAGTGTCATTATCTTGTTCCTGCTTTGTATAAGATATTATTAAACTACACTTGAATTTACTTTTTGTGGAATGTTCCTTCAAACTTCTGCAGTTTTGGTAGAGGAAAATGGTGTGAATTTCAAGAAAGCACCATAAAAATGAGTTGTTCACAAAAGATTATTCAAACAAGGGTTATTTCTGTTGAAATTTTCTTGCAAATACTTGGATGGCAGATTTAATTTATCTGAATTGTGCAGGGTGAATCCGGCTTTTTAATTTCACAGCAACAATTTTTTCCAGTTATATTTTGTGgatgaaattcagtttttcttaAACACAGTGCTTGCTTCTCATACACTAATGCTGACTACTGATTGAAGAATACAAGTGCTGTTTAACTTCTTTTGtaacattaatttctttaaactGGCTAATATTTCTGTTCAAGTatgattaattattttgttcTAGTTCCTCtaagaaaaataagtaaatatgGGGAAAAACTGAAAGCTAAAATAAGTCTTTGACAGGAATACAGCTGCTGtctgttatttaaaaaatgtccAGTCAAActcaattaaaatgaaaatgtaagtTTGGGCATAAATCTGGATTAGGTTTCTTTTCCCCTAGTTTATGTGCCAGCAAGAAACACATTTCAAAACCTTGTGTTGACAGGGAGCTAGTTCATAACTCTTTGCACTGTACTGGAGAACTGAGCTGAAGTTTACCTTCTGGTGATGTTCTGACAAGAATTCTGCTGTCTTACTCTAAATGTCTatccagattaaaaaaaccttaaatGTATACTCAGCTGTGACTTATGACataatttggggggaaaaacccacCAACCCACCACTCATACTGTTGGATGTATcacatctttttttaaagttgatttaccaaatttgaaataaaacttaGATTTGTTTAAAAGTTGACAGCACTTGATCTCTTAACCCTCTGGTATGTCTCTTAGCTGTAATAGTGACTAACAAGAGCATTCAGTTTTCCTggggaatttttctttttgtcttttcagtgTATGCCGAGAATATTTTCAGAAtggtggaaaaagaaaagcacttgagaaagatgaaaaaagagCACTTCTTGCTTCTAAAACCACTCCAGCTTTAAATGTTCCTCAGACTCCCAAGATTGAAGATCCTTTGCCAAACTTTGGCTTGACAAATCATGAAGCTGTGACAGAAGAGTAAGTTTTACatgttttgactttttttccccttttttgagTGTTAAAACTTACCCTGATGTCCTTTACCCAGAACATGTTCGATCagtctgatttatttttaatagctaAGAAAGGCAATTTTCATGTGAATATATACATTTCAAGAGCTGTTTATGTTGTAGTATATTTTGGTGAATGCCATAAAAAATTGCTTGAGAATGACAACTTAGTCATCTTCATTTTAGTGCTAAAGCAATTTCACTTTAGTATGTCATTGGTGTGCAGTGCAATTTATATTAAACCTTGAGGTGAAATAAGGGAGATGTTAATTAAGTTAGAATCTAATGGCTGTTCAGCACTGTTGAAAAGTCAATTGCTTATGTAAGTACTAAGTGCCAAATGTAAATATCAGAGTACTTAAAACTTTCTCTTCATAAATAATTGCAGAGAAACTCTTGATTCCAATTACACACTTCAAAAGCAATTTGGAATTACAACCCTTAACTTTTAATGTACTAGCTTCCTGATGACTGGCTCTGCAGAACTTGTAGTATCCTTGAGGTATTTTCCAAACaacagttttaattttgtttgtgaCCTTCACTCAAgcaagaattttatttttggtatCCAAGACCAACTTTATTATTTCTGAAGTCCCAccctccattttttttcctaaataatgTGTCATGTTTGTGACTATTCATgtgtgatggaaaaaaaatcatattttgcAAGTACAGTGAAATAATGAATGCATAAGCATAGAATCTATAAAAGTTATACTTATTGTTTCATATTCTTTATAGTTTAGTTCTTAGAACTTCCTCCAGTAGTGTTTTTTCTATTGTGTaaagaggttttttcctttattgtAGAATGTCTGCTGTGATCAGCACTTACTTCAAGCTAGGTGTAGGATAAGTTAGGGAAAGAATGACATGTTACTAAATGTTATTAGTAGCTATGTCTGTCCTTAGGAGCTGGTGTCTTCTGTGTCTTTCATGTTTGTTTAAATCAATAGGTTTGATGATCATATTTACTTTAAAGCTCTCTAGCAGTGGGAGGCATTGTCAGGATAAAGCATTGGTTCTCTCTTTGCATCTCTTTGGTCTCTCTTTGATCTCTGTCTCCATACTTTCTGCAGGTAATAGTGGCTGTTGCAGAGCTAACTTCACCTGCTTTCTTGCTACCAGTTGTTTGTAGCCTTCCCTTTTGTTATAATGTGTACAGAAAGAAGTTAATAGACAagttttataaattattttaaagtatttgttAGTATAGTGAGTGctgatgatttttattttcattctcagaagtttaaaaatatacacaCGTCGTAAGACATACCTGGCAAAGGCAGGTTTTATAATATCTACCTGAGTAAGCTACAAACGGTAGTAAGTTCTTAGTAGCCATATAGACTTTGAACAACAAGGCATAACTGGTCTAAGTTACTGCCCAGAGAAatcaaaattccttttttttttttcttgatgccttgcagaagaaattacagagtttatcagaaagaaaatggattGTGTATTACATAAAACAGAGATCTCTCCTGAAATGCTTTAGCATGGAGCTTCACTGCTCTGTAGTGAAGTCTGAAAGTTGGTACAGGGGATACGGGGAACCCACAGAGTGTTCAAACACTGTCACTCCATTCTGGTCATGTAGCACTACAACAGTGTGGGGTTGTCTATCGGTATGACTAAGCCTGTGACTCTTTGTTTTACTCTGGTAGGTGTGAAGACAATAATTCTGTTCATCCCACATATAATCCTCTCTCaagtaatttataaatatatataaataaggCCGTTTTTGTAAATAGGAAGACAGAATGCATCATAGTGATCTTTTCTCTGTACCATAGGTGAAGTGACTGTCCTGGAAATTAGAGGCTTCTGGGATTTGCTGCTTCATTTCAATCTGTATAAGTATTTCATTGAACACTTTAAAGGGAACATGTTTAGATCTCTAGAGGCTCTCTCTTTTTCATGGGAAGTCCTGTCTGCACCGTAGTATCCAGTTTTCTCTTGTTATGCTTCCTGTGGTCCCATGTGTCCATTGATTTGATCTTACCATATTAGACTCTCATATAGAATGTAAGCATTCATGCAGGCATACATTTTTGTGTTTGAGTGAGGAGGGATCTGCCATTAGTGCCTCCATTTGCTAGACAAGGAAATACACTGGTCTGAGAAACCACAAACTACCCTTATGTGGGAAAAGATCTCTGATTTGACTTCCAGCCATGTTTGTGATTTATGGCTACTAGGATCTGCCTACACAGTGTCCAAATTCCTGTTCCAAGTCTGGAAAAATTGTTGCTTTCATCTTCATTCTGTACACTCAGTACTGATTGACTTAGGAGGCAGCTTGGTAATGTTTGCAGCTTTAGCTTAAAGGTAATTGTTGCACTCTTTGCCTTGGTCATGGTGGTATTTTGAGAGAAGTGTGCCCTGGATATCTTCTGTTCTAtgcaaaagcaaaatgtttaaatttgCCATTATTTTGCCAAATGCATCAAGATGTTTTATCTTGCTTTTCCAACATCCTCTCTCTGGTAGGTTACTGGGAATCTAGAAGGAGCCCAGATCTCTTACTGCTGCTgaggcttttctttcctttctgctttgttGTTGCTATGAGTATAGCCATGGCTTGGTTTGACTGCATTGGCCCTGCACCTCTGTTTCTGAAAGTTTTTTGCAGTTATCTGTCTCTCCAGGGCTGAGCCTTTCCCAGAAACATGACAAGTTACATTTTGGAGATGCCAGTTGGTTTTGGCTACAGAAACTTGAagcaaaaaacattttatttttgaaatgttattAGCATTCTCATCTTTGTGAAGTCCCTGTGAAAGCTGTGACTTTGTTTGCCTCTGTTAATGGATTTTGGATATTCCAAGATGTTACAAATCATCATGGAATTTTTTTAGATTGCAGCCCTGTAAATGGTGCTGTTTATGTAGTTGTTGTCTGTTTCCCTTTTCAACTCATGAAACTTTAATTCTGGTGTCCAGTGTGACTTCAAAATCAATAAATACTACAAAGTTAAGTGAGAAACACAAAACATTATGAGAGTCTGTCTAGTAGACACACAATTTGCCATTTTATTTACTTGCTACAAGTGCAAAAGTGCATAGTTTATTGCACCTTCTCTGAACAAAACTCTTCTGCTTGAGGACCACCTGCTTTTATTGATGGATCTTGGTTCTTTAGGTAACTCAGCAATTGAAGTAAGGCATTCACCTCTATCAGTCACTGCTGTGGTGTTCTCTGAGAATCTTTTGTATTAATTGCCTGAAATTGTAACTCAGAATACAGCTTTAAAAGTTACATTTGATAAAACTTAATTCTTGCTGCTTCTTAGGTTCCTTCACTCCCTGGGGAAGATCAGATTACTTGATGTTGGTAGCTGCTTTAATCCATTTCTGAAGTTTGAAGAATTTCTGACAGTTGGCATAGACATTGTTCCAGCTGTTGAGGTATGTAATGTATGCTGTATTTAGTATAAACTTGATCCTCAAATTTGTGGAATGCCTCAAAATAACTGTAAAAGAGTATGTTTAATACTTACacactttttaaatatttgctttagtAGGAACTAAACACTACATCCTTTTCCATGAACAGGCTCTAAAGCCCtagttgtgttttcttttaaaaatacaattttttcccAGAACCATGCCTTTATAATGGCATTATTAatctttaaaatctgaaaattttagtAGCCATCTTTTAACGATATTTCAGATGACTCCTTGGATCTCAAAAGGTATAAATAACAATTAAGTAGGCTTGTGCTTAGACAAGAGCTTCTCAGAAGCTGCATTCACTGACAGAAGGAAGTGATCAGTGACTGTATTTGGTGAGATTTTCTGGGGAGATTTAGTATTCAGACGTGCACTATAAGGGAGCATTTATGTTTATtgctagaaatatttttgagcTTCCAAAATCCAGAGGACAAATTTATCGGCATATTTGGGGTAAATTACTTCGTTTTCCCTAGGCAGTAAGGTTCTCAAATGCCTGAATTCTGCTGTAATTATAtcttctttctgtcttttgcTCTTGACCCAATTTCTGTCAGCACTAATTGCATTTATCAACCATGCAAAAGGATAAAGTGGaataaatatgtttaaaaaagacacagaaatacattcctgagaaaaaacagaaaagcatttgACTATACACACCTTGACTACTTACAGTTAAAAATCAGGCTCTATTAAAATCTGTGGCTTAAGGTAACCCTCTTTAGAAGTGAAGAGGTGAAAAGAAGTATACAGGTGAAAAAATACAGTTAACTGGAAAGTAATGTTCTCTTATATGCTGCAGTGTGATTTACATGCTAAATGCCTGGTAGTTTGTTGTTGTTACCATATTTAGTCCATTAACACCTCATTTGTATTTATGCATATATGCTGAGAGATACTGAAAGATTCTTTAAAAATTTGAGCCTgataaattgcttttaaaagcaattcAATGTTAGTTCTGTCTAAAACACAAACTTTGAGTAGATTTTGTCTTGCCTAATTTGAAACACAGGCATCATGATTACTTTCCACCACTTTGGAGGCTGTAGGACTGTAAAGGGCTGTTGGGCATGACACAGGAGGTAAAAAAGACACATGCCACTGAAATAGGAGCCTGTGGCATTTAAAATGGTAATGCATGGCAAGTGAATTTCTAGCTATGATACATAGATCCTCAGTGTCTACATCTCAGGTTCTAAGTTCTAATTACAGTCAGTGAAGATCTACTAGAAATAGTCAAACCTAAATAtctgctgttctttgatggtgAGGTGAATTGGGTCACTGTGTATTGACTAATTCTCCAGTGACTATAATGGCAGATACCTAACATTATATGAGTTGAACCTAAACATTATTTTTTGAGTATGCCtagttaatatttttctgtctacTAGTCTGTTGTTCTGCTTTCCTAAGAAAGCTACATGTCTTCTCATGAAAATCAATTTAAATGTGCAGTGACCAAAACCTTTATTGGGAAAAGTCCTGAATGCAATTTCTGTGTACTAACCAGTTCTTTAGATTCTCTCCCAGCAGAAGGGAACAGTAAGGTAATTGATTTCTGGTTGTCTGACATGGTTAGTACCACAGCTCCATGGGAGGAGCTCCCAGAGTGCTAATGTACAAGTGGTGACACACATGCTTGCTCTGGGCCTGTCTCAGGCTCACCAACATCTTTGATTATCTTGGATCCTTTGGTTTGCTCAGGGCACCTTGAAGCCTGGCTAGCGAGTGTTCTTGGAGGGACAGGGAGTACAGTGTGAGCAGTCAAATGCATCTGCTAGAATAAGCTTCGTCCTACCTCCAAAACAGAATTAATGAGCCCTGATGTACTGAAGATGACTCCTCTTTGAGCTGCATCAGCACCATAACCTTCTGAATAAATTTATCTCTTAAGGCCAGAAGTTGCCTGGGCTGATTTAAGGGTTTTGGAATAACAACCAGAGGTTAATTATGGTAGTTAATGTAATCTCCtgacttgaaaaaaattattttgagaagTTGTGGtaaaagctgaaaagaaaataaactggtAAAAATTTCTGATTTAGCAGATTTCTTAGGTGAGACCCTAAAGTaccttttaaaacaaattgaAGCACAGAGGCTTCTTACAAAGCCAGTTTCTTAAATAATGTTGATCAGAGGGTTAAATAGTTCTTTCCTTAATAAAAAAATGTCATCCACCTTCATATAAAATGCTTTGGATATAGACTAAGTACCTGAGTAATACTTCAATTAATTTGGAGGAATAAGAAGGATATAATTGTGGAAATACAAGGAAGGGAACTGAAATGTTAGTTACGTAACTAAAGCATAAATGTCTTCAAAAGTTTTAGAATCTCTGTTTCACATACAGAGAATGCAAACTGTTGAATATGGAAATATATTTCCATTgatgggttttgggttttgagagagagggaaaatgcttACCAAGAAaagattaatattttctttagttAAGCAGCATGCACTCACTTTCTGGTGTCCTGGGGTAAAGTACACTGAGGGAAACATGCATTATTAGATGGTAGGAGGATAGAAACTGAGACTGGCATGTGCAGCAGATGCTGTCTTGGAGTAAATATAgtctgagacaaaaaaaaaaaaagtaaaaaagaggTGGAAGGGTACTGGAGTTAAAAATTAGAATATATATATTGATACTTGAGcgtcccttccaactcagaatattgtGTGAAATATCTGTGCAAATTATCCACATAAGTAGGTTTGTGTTCTTAAATGTCAGTAGATGCACTGATAACTGTTCTTTTAGTGTCTGTGAGGACTTAAACATTAGTTCAAGACTTGTATATCAAAAGTTCAGTAGCAGATTTGTCCTAAGGTGATTACAGATTCCACTTGAAACATACCTTAGTCCTGAAATTGTCTTTAACATTATTTCTGCATTACTAATTTGTGTTTCTCCTCTACTCAGAAATGCAGCCtaaattgttttttttcaaCTGTATATGTGTGACCATTAACTTTTTAACTCTTTAAGTAAAGTTAGTAAAGTTTACTCTTGAGTAAAGTTAGCGCGTCACTCTGAACAATCAGTTTTAagggaataatttatttttctgtggattttgGTTGTATTTGCTCTTTAAACTAACCTTGatatttggttttctgtttttgtcACTCCACCAGAGCGTATACAAATGTGACTTCCTAAATCTTCAAATTCAGCAACCTCTTCAACTGGCACAAGATGCTATAGATGCCTTTCTTAAGCAACTGAAAAATCCCATTGATTCTCTACCTGGAGAACTGTTCCATGTTGTCGTTTTCTCACTCCTTCTTTCTTACTTTCCATCACCCTATCAACGATGGATATGCTGCAAGAAGGCACATGAACTTCTGGTATTAAATGGCTTATTGCTTGTAATAACTCCTGATTCATCTCATCAGAATCGCCGGGCCATGATgatgaaaagctggaaaattgcCATAGAGTCCTTGGGTTTTAAACGCTTCAAGTATTCCAAGTTTTCTCACATGCACCTGATGGCATTTAGGAAAACTTCCCTGCAAACAACAAGTGACTTAGTTAGCAGGAACTACCCAGGGATGTTGTATATCCCACAGGATTTCAACAGTATAGAGGATGAGGAGTactccagcactgcctgctaCGTTCGGTCAGACACAGAGGATGAACAGCTAGCTTACGGTTTTATGGAGCTGCCTGATGCTCCCTATGACTCAGACTCTGGAGAAAGCCAGTCTAGTTCTATTCCTTTCTATGAGCTAGAAGATCCTATATTGCTTCTGAGTTAATGTAGTCGATGAAATGCCCTTTCAGTCAAACTTCTTGCTTAACTAATTTTGCTATACTAACGTGGGctcaacacagaaaaaatggtttgcataaagaaaatgcaaaggtTTACAGagtttgctatttttttctacttttgaattttaaaatttattcttgtatgaaagtgaaaaaatacaagttttaTGCAAATGACTCATGTCATAGCATAAATTGCTGTTACTTTCTTTAGATTTGtataactattttttttttccagaaaggtACCATTCTTTTCTTTAGTGCTGTGAAGTGTGAATTCTATTTAATTTGTTAAATGTTGTTTCAGTATTTTAACTCAATGTGGTTGAGCTTAAGGCACTGGAGTTGGTGGGCTTCTGAGAAGTATATGTAGGAAGAAATAACTTGCACTTTAATTAAATGTGCAGATAGGTTAAGACACTTGGTTGCAAATGTCCTTTCTTAATTATGgaacaaaactttttttcttccaaaatttgTTTCACTCTGGTTAAGCCTGGGCTGGAGAAACAATAATGCTTGCACATTTGACTTTGTTTATTGCAGCCCTTGTGACGTGACACCAAAACACTGGAATATATGCATCCATAGTTCTACATACTGTGTAATTTCATTGCATAACTAGCAATTTCTGAAGAGGCTTTTCCCCCAGAGGAGTATGGTACGTCTAGACAATTATGTTTCACTTCAAAGCTGGAATATGTTTTGCAGTTTTATGAGTATACAAGCACTAATGTGTATCAGTATTTGCCCAACTATGGTGTTCTGTATTCTTTTCCaactgggttttttgggggacagagtgggttttgtctttttttaaaagtaaattatttatgcattttaaaaagaaacagctttttCATGAACTGTCCTTATTTGTAGACAGGGTCTACAAACTGATTTTGTAAGAAGGAGCATAACTCTACAAGTTTTTCAAGGATACACATATTTGCATAAAGCCATGTAATTCAGACCACACACAAGAATTTAACACatgctttttgtttgcttattaGGACCCAGCTGACTTCTGTTCAGTTCAATAAAAACTCCATAGCTGACTGAAAATTGGTCTGCACTGTAAAGGGATTAAACATCCATTTTTAAATCTATTAAGTTTTTAACTTGTGTAGTGAACCTGTGAGtttttgcaggaaaaataaattctgttcaGTGGTTAAAAAAGAGGATTCATTATTAGTTTAGCTTAGGTTTTcctccatttaaaaataatggcCAGAATTTTCAGATTTGGATGTTAGGCTCTTAAATCTATATGTAAGTGCCTAGTTGTAAATTATTATAACTAGGTGCCAGATCATGATTTATTTTGGACTTCTGAAAATTGGTAAAAAAATACTAATACAGTTTCTCAGGCTATTATGATCTTACAAGATGAAATATCTTCCATTAAACTGCCACCTTGTATTTATAATATGAAAGTTGCTAGATAAATTGAAGTTGTAGTGTGGGGTTTACATTGCTTGCTACAAAAATGAAACTTACTCCTTCCATTGAAGTTTTGCACTGAATGTGTCACAGTTTGTCCtacctgtttttcttttatagtATTTCCTACATAGAGTAATCACATTGGTCCAGCTTACACTCAGTTGTGATCTGGACTGTGGTGCTGTATTCTTTAACATAAGCTTTTTGTCTCTTCTTAACTTTAAAGCATTCCCAAATTCCTAATTCAAATTTATTATTCAATCTGAATGATAGAGTTATACAAACCAAGCAGTTATACTGTGAtgtgtaaaaagaaaaaaagaattaaggTTAGACATACAAGAGTCATGGTTCACTTGTTATTTTTTGTTACAGAGAATACTTCTCTAATGAAGTACACAATGGCTTCAAAATTGGCTTTTAGTATTTTCATTCAAATGTTTGTCATTGAAAGCCTTTCTTCCCAATTAACCACTGGTTCCAGCAGTGCTCATGTTAAAATATTGCTGCTGTAAATTCAGCTCTTTATCGGAGGTTAGTAAGTGCATTCTTCAAAGTATACATAATATTTTAACTGATACTCTGTTAGAAACAGTACACCATCAAACATATGTTGGCATTGATTAGTGTAAATTGGTTTGTGATTCATACACCAAGAAGTGCAATTCAGATGAAGATTTACCCCCCCCAAATAGCTTAAATACTAAGGTTTAAAGTTTAATCCTTTTTGAGAGGTTGGTGACAACATTGTGGTTTAGGGACCTGAGATTGATAACAGCTTGGTTTTCTTGCTGATCATTCTGAATGCCCAAAGTGGGTTTATTGGTTatttggttttgtgggtttgtgggtttgttttttttttgggtttttttttttttttttgttttgttttgttgttttttttttttttttgggttgggtttttttggggtttttttggtttttttttttggtttttttggggttttttttgtttggtttgtattggttttttttttcacaagggACAGTAGATGGTGGTGAAGGAGGAAAGTGTGATTTACATAAATACCTACATTTCCCTTAGTAATAAAGTGGTGATATCAGGAGTTGTTGTATATTTGGCTTTGGTGCAAGAATATTATTTCTAGGttatgaaatatttgaaaattatgaCTGTGCAAGgtgctggagaagaaaaagaagaaaacatgtGTTGGCATCTCTGTTGTCTTTTATGTCACTACTTTTGTGAACAAAgcacatttattaaaaaaaatttgaaaaatcgaaaacatgttttaaaattcttggGGATTCAGCTgttgtctttttctctttctgtgcaatctgtttatgctgaaattcagtgaaatcgatgcaaagctgttttctttttcaactATCACATTTTCAAGGAGATAATTTATAACCCCTAAGGATGTTAAATTTGGTACTTGAGTTTCAGCTTCTACATCTCAGTGGTGGTCTTTGCTTTTCAGAAGGGTTTTTTAAGTTCCTCCAGTTGATTCTGTTACCACGCTGCTTTCCTGCCCACTTAGATGTGACCACTTTCTAAGCACTTCTTCTCATCTACCTCtacatgtttttaatttcttttctatctcaCTGAAATACTTTTACAGCTCCCATTTTATGTTGTCCCTTTAACATCATTATTGTACTTTTCTACATTGTGATTCTGAATACTGGAGGGTGTTGGGAAAAGGATGGCAATGGGAAAAGAAATCCAAAGAACTGAAAATGCAAGGCTCCTGCTCAGATACAAGTTGTAGGAAGACTGGATTTCAGCAGAACTGAAGTGTGTCCCTAGCACTGCACAGCCTACCTGGTACATTCTGATCTCTTAAATGAGAAGGAAGATGACTAAATAGCATTTCACATAGCTCAGTGTTGCTTCCTGCACATCCTTTCTGCCTCATTCTGTTTCAGGAGGACTGCCTGAGTGGCTTTATCAGTGTGATCATTCTAAGGCTTTTTAATCATATCTCCATGTGTCGGCAGCAGGTTTTCTGCTcgtttttccttctctttctgtttcCCTCAATTGTTTTCAACCTGTAGAAGAGCAAGTTGTCTTTTTAGAAAGGGTTCATTTCACCAACTTGCCCAGAAACTTAGTTGGGTTATTTTACCCTCCAAGTAAAACATTCAAAAAGAAGTTTCCATAGTTGCTTGAGGAGTATAACAAGATAATAGTTGTATCAATACAGTACCAATCAATTGTTGTCCATAATGCTGGTGAAGCAGCTGAAGCATGTGACCCTGACTAGGCAACTGAGATTTCAGatctcagaaatatttatttattaaaggaAAACCTCTTAgcttgtggatttttttgttttgttgggttttgtttctttgggggGTTCATTGGTTTTGTTAGTTGTTTTTAACCCATGTAACTTTTAGGCCTTAGAGCTAGTTTTAGCTAATATTTCAAGAGGTGTAATAATTTGGGGGATGTCTGAGCTTCTTGTGACTCTGAATAATTGAGTCAGGAACGACAGAGGGGCAAGCTTAGATGTTTATGCTTCTTGACTAGGGGCAGAAGGTGCT from Ammospiza nelsoni isolate bAmmNel1 chromosome 5, bAmmNel1.pri, whole genome shotgun sequence includes:
- the BMT2 gene encoding S-adenosylmethionine sensor upstream of mTORC1; translation: MEAAPQPRPGGAAAAPPPPPEQERKLEQEKLSGVVKSVHRRLRKKYREVGDFDKIWREHCEDEETLCEYAVAMKNLADNHWAKTCEGEGRIEWCCSVCREYFQNGGKRKALEKDEKRALLASKTTPALNVPQTPKIEDPLPNFGLTNHEAVTEEFLHSLGKIRLLDVGSCFNPFLKFEEFLTVGIDIVPAVESVYKCDFLNLQIQQPLQLAQDAIDAFLKQLKNPIDSLPGELFHVVVFSLLLSYFPSPYQRWICCKKAHELLVLNGLLLVITPDSSHQNRRAMMMKSWKIAIESLGFKRFKYSKFSHMHLMAFRKTSLQTTSDLVSRNYPGMLYIPQDFNSIEDEEYSSTACYVRSDTEDEQLAYGFMELPDAPYDSDSGESQSSSIPFYELEDPILLLS